One genomic window of Cannabis sativa cultivar Pink pepper isolate KNU-18-1 chromosome 2, ASM2916894v1, whole genome shotgun sequence includes the following:
- the LOC115720932 gene encoding AT-hook motif nuclear-localized protein 23-like: MANPTMTLAQPGDLSHSRTSDDDESSGHSPGSIRTLSGGAGGGGSATSSKPRRFSGAGDFSSPVEQSKKPRGRPPGSKNKPKAPIVITKDSDFAMKPVVLEIKAGCDVVDTIVQFARKRRMGITVLSGSGSISSVTLRHSLSHSPAVFSLQGPFSLLSLSGTFLSTFSSPMAMGTSGSKPMLSSQPPPYSSSSFGICLAGGQGQVFGGIIGGKVVAASLVVVVAATFVKPTLYKIPSEEDEEGDEDVKSSIVGTGVVAVNEGSVYGVASPTPINCQLSPDVMPWGPNSRSPY; the protein is encoded by the coding sequence ATGGCTAATCCGACAATGACACTTGCCCAACCCGGAGACCTCTCTCATTCTCGCACCTCCGACGACGACGAATCATCCGGCCACAGTCCCGGGAGCATTCGAACGCTCTCTGGCGGCGCAGGAGGAGGAGGCTCAGCCACCTCGTCTAAGCCCCGGAGGTTCTCAGGGGCTGGCGATTTCTCTTCACCGGTCGAGCAATCCAAGAAGCCCAGAGGAAGACCACCCGGTTCTAAGAATAAGCCTAAGGCCCCAATCGTTATAACCAAAGACAGCGATTTCGCTATGAAGCCCGTTGTTCTCGAGATTAAAGCCGGTTGCGATGTCGTGGACACGATTGTCCAGTTCGCCCGAAAGCGCCGAATGGGCATCACGGTTCTCAGCGGATCTGGCTCTATTTCAAGCGTCACCCTCCGCCACTCCCTTTCTCACTCTCCGGCGGTATTTTCACTCCAAGGACCTTTTAGTCTGCTCTCGCTGTCAGGCACATTCTTGAGTACTTTTTCTTCTCCCATGGCAATGGGAACTTCTGGCTCGAAGCCCATGTTGTCGTCACAGCCTCCGCCGtattcttcctcttctttcgGAATTTGCCTTGCTGGAGGTCAAGGCCAAGTATTCGGAGGCATCATCGGTGGGAAGGTAGTGGCAGCGAGTCTTGTAGTTGTTGTGGCGGCTACGTTCGTTAAACCTACCCTTTACAAGATTCCGTcggaagaagacgaagaaggaGATGAGGATGTGAAGAGTTCCATCGTCGGTACTGGAGTTGTTGCCGTTAATGAGGGGTCTGTCTATGGTGTGGCTAGCCCAACTCCAATCAACTGCCAACTTTCACCAGATGTCATGCCTTGGGGACCTAATTCTCGCTCTCCATATTAA